CCGTTGTGATCATAAGTTGCATGGAACGGCTGCGCCGCATCCCCGACATAATGGCCCATCAGTCCCGCGTTCAAACCAATGGTCGTGGACCGCCCGCGCCCCGGGGCCGCGGACGCCTCGAAGTCCGACGTTAATTGATTGTGAAGCTGGCGCACGCGCCACGGCGCGATGCCGTTTTCCCGAAACGTCATTTCCGGCCTGTCCGGCGGCGGGCGAAAGAGCCCTCTGGCCTGGTTCGGGTTGACGGGGAAGTGATCGCTGCCCGGCGACACCGAGTAGTTTTCCGAGTTGAGGTAATGCGTCGGGCCTTCCAATTCGTCGACCCCGATGCGCCGCCAGACAACGTCCGGTACCGTGCTGTAGTAGGCGAAATCTTCACTATGGCCGATGAAAAGGCGCCGCAATTCTTTGGGCAGCAGTTTGACGGCGTTGGTGGCGATGATGCGATGGCCCTCGGTGCCCCAGGGCCAGGCGGGCGCAACCGTTAATTGCAGAGTCAGGCCGAAGGCGACCAGGCGTTTGATGCTCGATGGTGATGGGATCAAGGCTTTATTATAGCTGGTCCTTTTCTGCTTTAATGGCCTTAATGCCCGTGGAAACAGCTTCATTCGTCGGCAAGGAAAAAATCGGAACCGTCTGCGTTTTGCGCATGAACCGGCCCCCATCGAACAACCTCAACGTTGATTTTCTGCGCCAGTTAAGAGGTCTTTTTCGCGAGGCCGCCCAGGATCGCGACACGCGCTGCTTGTTGCTCGCCAGCGCCTTGCCCAAATATTTTTCCGCGGGCATGGATATCGACGCCATCATCAACCTTCCTTTGGAGCGCCGCTTCGAACCCTTCGGCGAGCTTTTGGATTTATATCGGGAGATTACTTTGTTTCCTAAACCCAGCATCGCGGCCATCAACGGGTACGCTTTTTTGGGCGGCTGGATCATGGCCATGGGTTTTGATTTCCGCTATTTGGCCCAGGAAAACGGCAAAATCGCTTTAAGCGAGATCAAAATGGGCATTTCGCCGACGACCATGCTGATCCGGGCCATGACCGCCATGGCCGCCAAACAGAGCTTGGTCAAGGAAATGGTGTTCACCGGCAAAACCCTGCTGGCCCAAGAAGCTCTGGATGGGGGATTCGTGGACAAACTGATTCCTAAAGATTCTCTTCACGAAGAAAGTTTAAGGGAGGCCCAGCGTCTGGCCGAGCTTCCCATGCACGCCTACGCCATGGTCAAGAAAAGCTACAAAGAAGCGCTGCTGGGCAACCTTGAGGCCGACATCAAAAAATCCAAGGAAGAATTTCTAAGCCTTATTTCCGGCCCTGAAGCTCAGGAAGGCTTCAAGGCCATGCAAGAAAAACGCCGCCCGAAATTTATTTAGGCCGGACGATTTCACGGCGCGATTGTTTGCGGCGGGTCGGATTTTTCTCCGCGATTAAGCCATTCCAAGCGGCGGAACGAACAGGTCCAGAGCCTGGGGTCGATATCCTTCATCAGGGCTCGGGCCATGCCCCTGACGCCTTGGCAGGCAGCGGCGAAGTAAGGCCTGGGGTTTTCAGGGAAATCAGAGGCTTCCCGGCTCTCCGGCAAAAGGCCCAGACGCCGCAATTCATTTCCCAGCCGCTCGTGCTGGCGCTTAAATTCATCCCACTCGCTGACGGCGATTTGCCTGGTGAAGCTTTCGGTCAGGTAGCGGACCGTATTGGAGCAAAGCTCATCCGTCGTCTCGTGGATGGTTTTCGTGGCTGATCTCCCTTCGCCCGCATCTTTTGCGGCTCGACGCTCCAGTAAGCTCTCCTCGGCTTCGGGTTCCGGCGGCGCGTAAACCGTCAACGCCTCATTGAGCAGTTCGCAGTTCCGCCTTAACGAATCGGCGTATCGCTGAACGGTCTCGGCAGGAAGGTTGACGCTGAGTTTGACGCCGGCTTCAGGCGCGGCCAACGGTAGGGAAATCAAAAAAACGCCGATCGCGGGCCGTTTTAAAGACATTGAGTCTATGGTAACAGGAATATCCGCTCGATGCCAAGGGAGGTCCGCCGGCCATCATCAACTTTTTATCGCGGCGATTCAGGAAAAACGCCGTCCAAAATTCGTTTGAATCCCCGGCCTATGGCCGTTGCCGCAAATCTCTGTTAGACTTTCGTTATGAAATTCCCTTATTTTTCGGCGCCTGTCATCGCTTTTGGATTTGTATGTTTTTTGGGATTCGACGCCGTCGCCCACGGCACGGGGGAGAAGAGCAAAGTGATGGAAACCAGCTGTCCGGGCAGGGACGCCGAAGATAGAAACGCCTGGAATCTTAGAAGGCTTAATGTCCCCGATGCCTGGAGCGCGGCTCCGGGCGAGGGCGAAGGCGTCAAGGTCGGCATCCTCGATACCGGCATCCGGGAAGACCCGGACGTTGAGGGCATCGAGGTGGAGGATTTGACGCCGGAGCGTGACGGCGACCCGATGCCTCGCGGATTCGACCGGGTCAATCACGGCACCGCGGTCGCGGGCATCATCGCCGGCAGAATCAACGGCGAGGGCATCGCCGGCATCGCCCCGGGCGCCACGGTCAAAATGTACAAGGTTTTCGATGAGGGCGAAGGCAGCTTTCTAAACATCATCACGCGCGGCATTCTGGCGGCGGCCGCGGACGGGATGAATGTGTTGAACATCAGCATCGCTTCCGACGGTGAGGGAAAATCGTTTCGATTGCCCAGCGCGTTTATTTCGTCGGTTCATACGTTGAAGCAAACCCTTGCCTTGAAAAGAGCGGTGGACTTGGCCTATCGGCAAAATATGCTGATCGTGGCCGCGGCGGGTTACCGCGCCCAAGAGGAGTACCCGTGCAAGTTTCCCAAGGTTCTTTGCGTCGCGGCGCAAAATTGTTCCGGCGCGCCTTCGGTGTTTACCGCCGGGATTCCTCATATCGACGAGCGGGCGCCGGGTGAACACCTTCGGGTGGCCGGCGAATCGGGTTTTGTGGAAGGCAATTCTTACGCCGCTCCC
This genomic window from Elusimicrobiota bacterium contains:
- a CDS encoding S8 family serine peptidase produces the protein MKFPYFSAPVIAFGFVCFLGFDAVAHGTGEKSKVMETSCPGRDAEDRNAWNLRRLNVPDAWSAAPGEGEGVKVGILDTGIREDPDVEGIEVEDLTPERDGDPMPRGFDRVNHGTAVAGIIAGRINGEGIAGIAPGATVKMYKVFDEGEGSFLNIITRGILAAAADGMNVLNISIASDGEGKSFRLPSAFISSVHTLKQTLALKRAVDLAYRQNMLIVAAAGYRAQEEYPCKFPKVLCVAAQNCSGAPSVFTAGIPHIDERAPGEHLRVAGESGFVEGNSYAAPHVTGLIALAMSCNPDLKNNVGGIQSLLAQSRNGDFIDAAAFLDSAGCLSSGQEPARE
- a CDS encoding enoyl-CoA hydratase/isomerase family protein, producing MPVETASFVGKEKIGTVCVLRMNRPPSNNLNVDFLRQLRGLFREAAQDRDTRCLLLASALPKYFSAGMDIDAIINLPLERRFEPFGELLDLYREITLFPKPSIAAINGYAFLGGWIMAMGFDFRYLAQENGKIALSEIKMGISPTTMLIRAMTAMAAKQSLVKEMVFTGKTLLAQEALDGGFVDKLIPKDSLHEESLREAQRLAELPMHAYAMVKKSYKEALLGNLEADIKKSKEEFLSLISGPEAQEGFKAMQEKRRPKFI